From a region of the Paenibacillus lutimineralis genome:
- a CDS encoding beta-mannanase: MRFIEAEEGLPLITQLSYKIDEDRCRLLWQWPDGIQAVYIYKGSSDREQQGEADYGYPPSVAGLKLYTREEYKAAGGYIDRIDTIGLAAYTVYACLMDDGDKRLVYQPDGQNTVQFSTGRAKIRYSITHKSILLRKYKTVQISVLAEVDIPKEALCYVKKQGNYPVSIDDGTVYPFLRDFPSGRSTLPAIEVGKNDYVRLFFTDGPKYGRLYELIPE; the protein is encoded by the coding sequence ATGCGATTTATTGAGGCAGAGGAAGGCTTGCCGCTCATAACACAGCTTAGTTACAAGATCGATGAGGATCGCTGCAGGCTATTGTGGCAATGGCCTGATGGAATACAAGCGGTGTATATCTATAAAGGGTCTTCAGATCGAGAGCAGCAGGGGGAAGCCGACTATGGCTATCCTCCCTCTGTTGCAGGTCTAAAGCTGTATACCCGTGAAGAATATAAAGCGGCTGGAGGCTATATTGACCGGATAGATACGATTGGCTTGGCGGCTTATACGGTCTATGCCTGTCTGATGGATGACGGGGACAAACGCTTGGTCTATCAGCCTGATGGGCAGAATACCGTCCAATTCAGTACGGGCCGAGCCAAGATCCGCTACTCTATCACTCATAAGAGCATTTTGCTTCGCAAATACAAGACGGTGCAGATATCTGTGCTGGCTGAAGTAGATATTCCAAAAGAAGCGCTTTGTTATGTGAAGAAGCAGGGCAATTATCCGGTAAGTATAGATGACGGAACAGTATATCCTTTTCTGAGAGATTTCCCTTCAGGCAGGAGTACACTGCCCGCGATCGAGGTCGGAAAGAACGATTATGTAAGGCTGTTCTTTACGGATGGCCCTAAGTATGGAAGGTTATACGAGCTGATTCCAGAGTAA
- a CDS encoding glycosyltransferase, whose product MRQASPTMIQQQLYTRERSGIFRGTEGFDTVAVSDGLDAVFIKKQLHPFCGYDAPAELASRGEKEISSYPPAIHLFHTEGGETVLGRSIYQPVDFTGLRSAFLTHNYVIPSARLDEIVTHYGNYLNADYAEKYYTEIGRQLPELDDIPQKSQNQQHVQNSPTGLTAEKLLKEIKLDEKSFKQLLFAVMTAVGEGRKKVYVALDVPAEQISQYSVALLKVLFACLPFELRRRFGFITYAKEPQSRKFIHLQFVERGSLRPNDREIEKEYVFDLASGRLPQDEVDEGKQPYLDFVWNAIGELGVLENFHRFADEMLSGMDPQRRALLSSYHELCVFYQIESERWDLYEKHKITVLRGLLSYLEPHGALDSRIRLNDIFLAAFDREFDSIKQGSIVELAIVECFRDYYRLESRSYGPKLVNYLIHAVNNSLTEGRTELAYSLYALIESQSELSKAFFGTVLKLGELSNRLFDPYIQNKLAETQGSKEVLNVVHSWAIAHPGLLQSASFKEIAVAGLTDKLRKEQRLLSSVHMTVDSIRKWARTPLPDSGMTVADSELAELLSLSAKRLLLDELELDKLTQDQVTTAAFLGEADAFAGLQLDSKQRSHAEMLRTLYEWFAQREPTEDVFRLLSSEELDRIQKLGRKWLQSSIEVEQFGKIVLAFCQDSAVGIIDYNQVMDYLQRHAKDKEKIYEFMLWSQGNSYFVHARGLAPGYSAAILAYFKKHDKDAFKSRDYRTRYFDKAGAPLAKVFADARLTLSSPLKRFLVQNGKKVRMTTLIVALGLVVAVGFLFILQQQGMLGAKAPVEATPPPTQDSGVLVYAENVKGSDGTETTSLVFLFKGEEQCKVFDPSNLMIESQGQSAQQFKNLKYDSNCVVADAGTEDSEATDPGGEVDGTDGKDGTEGIDGTIKDTEEIDKAKGNNTGENGAASGKETGKEDTAQSGSQKTKTGGNDASNATNSTNSTNPTNGTKGTNGTSEDSGNNGSNGKNPADATTTNATNGTNLPDAGNSNVTDPADASNPNGLDDTSKPGETAGTDDGETKDSAYTFRIVVSLGMKLDISAGSVIKLGEQQYTVITREEAESGSNLVSP is encoded by the coding sequence GTGAGGCAAGCTTCTCCCACAATGATTCAGCAGCAATTGTATACAAGAGAGCGGAGCGGTATATTTCGCGGAACGGAAGGATTTGATACTGTCGCGGTATCGGACGGATTGGATGCGGTGTTCATTAAGAAACAGCTCCATCCGTTCTGTGGCTATGATGCTCCTGCAGAGCTGGCCTCCCGAGGAGAGAAGGAAATAAGCAGTTATCCGCCGGCGATTCATCTATTCCATACCGAGGGCGGAGAGACGGTGCTGGGGCGGAGCATTTATCAACCCGTAGATTTTACCGGTCTGCGCAGTGCGTTCCTGACGCATAACTACGTAATTCCATCAGCGCGGCTGGATGAGATCGTGACCCATTACGGTAATTATCTTAATGCCGATTATGCGGAGAAATATTACACGGAAATCGGTCGGCAGCTCCCGGAACTGGATGACATACCGCAGAAATCGCAGAACCAGCAACATGTGCAGAACAGCCCGACAGGTCTGACAGCTGAGAAGCTTCTTAAGGAGATAAAGCTGGACGAGAAGAGCTTTAAACAGTTGCTATTCGCTGTCATGACTGCAGTTGGAGAAGGCAGAAAAAAGGTATATGTTGCCCTTGATGTTCCGGCAGAGCAGATTTCGCAATATTCTGTAGCGCTGCTTAAAGTACTATTCGCCTGTCTGCCATTCGAACTGCGCCGCCGCTTCGGATTTATCACCTATGCCAAGGAGCCGCAAAGCCGAAAGTTTATACATCTGCAATTCGTGGAGCGCGGTAGTCTGCGTCCTAATGACCGAGAAATTGAAAAGGAATATGTATTCGACCTCGCTTCAGGACGATTACCGCAGGATGAGGTAGATGAAGGCAAACAGCCTTATCTTGATTTTGTCTGGAATGCGATCGGTGAGCTTGGGGTCTTGGAGAACTTCCATCGCTTTGCTGATGAGATGTTGTCAGGGATGGATCCCCAACGCCGGGCTTTATTATCTAGCTATCATGAGCTGTGCGTGTTCTATCAAATTGAATCGGAACGTTGGGATTTGTATGAAAAACATAAAATAACCGTGCTGCGGGGGTTGCTAAGTTATTTGGAACCCCACGGTGCCCTGGATTCCAGAATTCGGCTAAATGATATATTTCTAGCTGCTTTTGACCGGGAATTTGATAGCATCAAGCAAGGAAGTATTGTAGAGCTGGCGATAGTGGAATGCTTCAGGGATTATTATCGGCTGGAAAGCCGGAGTTATGGCCCCAAGCTTGTTAATTATTTGATTCATGCAGTTAATAATTCATTGACTGAAGGCAGAACCGAGCTCGCCTATTCATTGTACGCTTTGATAGAGAGTCAGTCGGAGCTGAGTAAAGCCTTTTTTGGTACGGTCTTGAAGCTTGGCGAGCTGTCTAACCGGTTGTTCGATCCCTACATTCAGAACAAGCTTGCGGAGACGCAAGGTTCAAAGGAAGTTCTGAATGTGGTGCATAGCTGGGCGATCGCTCATCCAGGCTTGTTACAGAGTGCTTCCTTCAAGGAAATAGCTGTTGCAGGTCTAACGGACAAGCTGCGCAAGGAACAGCGATTACTATCTTCTGTCCATATGACGGTAGATAGTATCCGTAAATGGGCAAGAACGCCTCTTCCTGATAGCGGAATGACTGTGGCGGATTCGGAGCTGGCGGAGCTTCTCTCGCTTTCTGCCAAGCGTCTGCTGCTTGATGAACTGGAACTGGACAAGCTGACCCAGGATCAGGTGACAACCGCAGCGTTTTTAGGTGAAGCAGATGCCTTTGCCGGCCTGCAGCTTGACAGTAAGCAGCGTAGTCATGCGGAGATGCTGCGAACGTTATACGAATGGTTTGCGCAGCGTGAGCCAACGGAGGATGTTTTCCGTCTATTGTCTTCTGAGGAACTGGATCGGATCCAGAAGCTCGGGCGTAAATGGCTTCAATCCAGTATCGAAGTGGAGCAGTTTGGAAAGATCGTACTGGCATTCTGCCAAGACTCGGCAGTCGGGATTATTGATTACAATCAAGTCATGGATTATTTACAGCGGCATGCCAAGGACAAGGAGAAGATTTACGAATTTATGCTCTGGTCGCAAGGAAATTCTTACTTTGTTCATGCTCGGGGGCTTGCTCCCGGTTATTCTGCGGCAATACTAGCATACTTTAAAAAGCATGATAAGGATGCGTTTAAGAGCAGAGACTATCGGACCCGTTACTTCGATAAAGCGGGAGCACCGCTTGCGAAGGTATTCGCCGATGCGCGTCTCACGCTGTCTTCGCCACTCAAGCGATTTCTTGTTCAGAACGGGAAAAAGGTGAGAATGACCACTCTTATTGTGGCTTTGGGTCTTGTTGTGGCAGTTGGCTTTCTATTCATCTTGCAGCAGCAAGGGATGCTTGGTGCAAAGGCGCCCGTTGAAGCCACTCCGCCACCTACACAGGATTCTGGGGTGCTTGTATATGCCGAGAATGTTAAAGGCAGCGACGGAACCGAGACAACTTCGCTTGTATTTCTGTTTAAGGGGGAGGAGCAGTGCAAGGTCTTTGATCCCTCAAATCTGATGATAGAGTCACAGGGCCAGTCTGCTCAGCAGTTTAAGAATTTGAAATATGACTCGAATTGTGTGGTAGCGGACGCTGGAACGGAAGATTCGGAAGCGACAGATCCAGGCGGCGAAGTTGATGGAACAGATGGAAAAGATGGAACAGAAGGAATCGATGGAACAATAAAGGATACAGAAGAAATAGATAAGGCAAAGGGTAATAATACAGGCGAAAATGGGGCAGCAAGTGGGAAGGAAACAGGGAAAGAAGACACAGCGCAATCCGGTTCCCAAAAAACGAAAACGGGTGGAAACGATGCGTCTAATGCTACTAACTCAACCAACTCGACTAACCCGACTAATGGAACCAAGGGAACTAATGGAACCAGTGAAGACAGTGGAAACAATGGAAGCAATGGGAAAAATCCAGCGGATGCAACTACAACTAACGCAACTAATGGGACCAATCTGCCTGATGCGGGCAATTCTAATGTAACAGATCCGGCGGATGCATCTAACCCTAACGGGCTTGACGATACTTCTAAGCCCGGTGAGACTGCCGGTACGGATGACGGTGAGACGAAGGATTCCGCGTATACATTCCGGATTGTAGTCTCATTAGGCATGAAGCTGGATATATCGGCAGGGAGCGTGATTAAGCTAGGGGAACAACAGTATACGGTTATTACCCGCGAAGAGGCAGAATCAGGTAGCAATTTAGTCAGCCCTTAG
- a CDS encoding AAA family ATPase gives MKQKLVFFVGVAGTGKTTVARKLAKRIQAAFLDRDTVGGRFVEKMLEMNGLDVNDRDSEFYKKHLRDLEYDTTKDICIENLAAGQNVFMISPFTAELKNKAWIEEVLAAAGLSKQEVDVKVIAVTLGDMETQRKRIEQRQTERDNWKLEHWDDFKQRVQFVPEVNWDIPASSVLVFDNSGDLTNEKVESVYQFVMNES, from the coding sequence GTGAAGCAGAAATTGGTGTTTTTTGTAGGGGTCGCCGGGACCGGCAAGACAACAGTTGCTAGAAAATTGGCGAAGCGTATTCAGGCTGCTTTTCTGGATCGCGACACGGTCGGCGGACGTTTTGTAGAGAAAATGCTTGAGATGAACGGTCTGGACGTGAACGACCGCGACTCTGAATTCTATAAGAAGCATCTCCGTGACTTGGAATATGACACAACGAAAGATATTTGCATTGAGAATCTCGCCGCAGGGCAGAACGTATTTATGATCTCTCCTTTCACAGCAGAATTGAAAAATAAAGCATGGATTGAAGAGGTTCTTGCCGCAGCCGGATTAAGCAAGCAGGAGGTAGACGTCAAAGTGATCGCCGTTACCTTGGGCGACATGGAGACACAAAGAAAACGCATCGAGCAAAGGCAAACCGAGCGTGACAACTGGAAGCTGGAGCATTGGGACGATTTCAAACAGCGTGTTCAATTTGTTCCTGAAGTAAACTGGGACATCCCTGCTTCATCGGTCCTTGTCTTTGATAACAGTGGAGATCTCACTAACGAGAAGGTCGAGAGCGTGTATCAATTTGTGATGAATGAATCATAA
- a CDS encoding response regulator translates to MKIIIADDERLARANVRSMLEELELPLQIVGEAKDGAELVELIAMDQPDIVFVDIRMPVMDGFKAIRNAVCYEYIQWVIISGYSDFSYAQQAIKLQVADYLLKPVDPDSLGKCLNSLLEKQRKKTAILNRELERQIMSVLYLSRSEDELNDASQSIHRNYSAYVLKVDDHLPPHESHQRFQGMMDEIDKLEGDWELSMNVRRAILIMPSGEAVVIFALQEANTQMLHKLIQKFTLEMERVAEHHRRPGFLVHIERLAHSISFKDLVQRLRLAQDKAEEQLGAVLSAEDQGPPDLIQRTVQYIDRWYTEDIGIGQIANELGVTPNYLSSLFHRKQGVTFMKYLTSTRMNKAKEILQDDPQIRISQVAQQVGYYSTRHFTRLFVEYYQCYPSELRDQSQQTKS, encoded by the coding sequence ATGAAGATTATTATTGCGGATGATGAGCGACTAGCCAGAGCTAACGTTAGAAGCATGCTCGAAGAGTTGGAGCTTCCTCTGCAGATTGTAGGAGAAGCGAAGGACGGGGCAGAGCTTGTTGAGCTCATTGCAATGGATCAGCCTGACATTGTCTTTGTAGATATTAGGATGCCAGTGATGGATGGATTCAAGGCAATTCGGAATGCAGTATGTTATGAATATATTCAATGGGTTATTATTTCCGGCTATTCCGACTTCTCCTATGCTCAGCAAGCAATTAAATTGCAGGTAGCGGACTATTTGCTGAAGCCGGTTGATCCGGACTCCCTGGGAAAATGCCTGAACAGCTTGCTGGAGAAGCAGCGAAAGAAAACGGCCATATTAAACCGGGAACTTGAGCGGCAGATCATGTCTGTCCTCTATCTCTCACGCTCAGAGGATGAGCTGAACGATGCTTCGCAGAGCATTCATAGGAATTATTCCGCTTATGTGTTGAAAGTAGATGATCATCTGCCTCCCCATGAGAGCCACCAGCGATTTCAGGGGATGATGGATGAAATCGATAAGCTTGAGGGCGATTGGGAGCTGTCCATGAATGTGCGGAGAGCGATTTTAATTATGCCCTCGGGCGAAGCGGTTGTTATTTTTGCGTTGCAAGAGGCAAATACGCAAATGCTTCATAAACTCATTCAGAAATTTACGTTGGAGATGGAGCGAGTTGCAGAGCATCACCGCAGACCAGGCTTCTTAGTCCATATCGAACGGCTGGCACATTCCATTTCTTTCAAAGATTTGGTTCAGAGGCTCCGTCTCGCCCAGGACAAGGCGGAAGAGCAGCTTGGCGCTGTGCTGTCCGCAGAAGACCAAGGCCCGCCAGACCTTATTCAACGGACAGTGCAGTATATCGATCGCTGGTACACCGAGGATATCGGCATCGGCCAGATTGCCAATGAGCTGGGGGTGACCCCCAATTATCTCAGCTCGCTGTTCCACCGTAAGCAAGGAGTCACGTTTATGAAATATTTAACGTCAACTCGGATGAATAAAGCCAAGGAAATTCTGCAGGATGATCCGCAAATTCGCATTAGTCAAGTGGCGCAGCAAGTAGGTTATTATAGTACCCGACATTTCACGCGTCTGTTCGTTGAGTACTATCAGTGTTACCCCTCGGAGCTGAGGGACCAGTCCCAACAGACGAAGTCTTAA
- a CDS encoding sensor histidine kinase has product MKYFYTSVRTKLTLLLLITIVIPVLILGILYPVYFQSVMEKDKKALMEGTLTAITRSIETYMDELERLTITPFLQNDVLTSLKLKALSDQRNVSVYNKLVADRTLHEMQMTMFQNTRKDILGTILITADNTVYATDHHEVAEPIPDYRYSSQDWYKQTVLKNGKAAMISPHRRDYLRNSPDKLVFSVARLLKDPDTQKPLAVIMADADTDIFDSIVSDVSFDVSSIVTIFDGHSHLIYSSAPLTAEAQEQIISGNERIESHGSQYTTISKTIPSSEWRVNVLLSQREITSKMRNLRLISIIMTCAGLILTALFYIYLSIKIVKPILQMGSVMRKVQRGSMNESVNIKGQDEIAYLGSRLNKMISQLNDTIIREYKTGLAKRNAEYRALQSQIQPHFLYNTLNGFIALNRAGESKTLEKAILSLSGMMRYTLSKNDFDTLGNEFLFLQRYIEIQQLRFEERLVSDLYLDDRISDFRIPKLLLQPLVENCIIHGVEGANRACRITVRAEFIEENIWIRITDTGAGFNLEQLRQNEQIGIANVRERLEMAYPQSDMTVNSILDIGTEVTIHIKTSSVGTGPSAPRGNTDSTQRTDA; this is encoded by the coding sequence TTGAAATATTTCTATACATCTGTCCGGACTAAGCTAACACTGTTATTGCTGATTACGATTGTAATTCCCGTCCTGATCCTAGGAATTCTATATCCCGTATACTTTCAAAGTGTGATGGAGAAAGACAAAAAAGCCCTTATGGAGGGGACCTTAACCGCGATTACACGCAGTATCGAGACCTATATGGACGAACTGGAACGTTTGACGATTACGCCGTTTCTCCAAAATGATGTCTTAACCTCCTTGAAGCTGAAAGCCTTGTCCGATCAAAGAAATGTAAGTGTTTACAATAAACTGGTAGCCGATCGCACATTGCATGAGATGCAGATGACTATGTTCCAGAACACACGCAAAGATATTCTTGGAACCATTCTGATTACCGCTGATAATACCGTGTATGCAACAGATCATCATGAAGTAGCCGAACCTATTCCCGATTACCGTTATAGCTCTCAGGATTGGTATAAGCAAACCGTGCTCAAGAACGGAAAAGCTGCCATGATCAGCCCGCATAGACGAGATTATTTGCGGAATTCTCCGGATAAGCTGGTATTCTCGGTAGCCAGGCTGCTGAAAGATCCTGATACGCAGAAGCCTCTGGCGGTCATTATGGCCGATGCGGATACGGATATCTTCGACAGCATCGTCAGCGATGTATCCTTCGATGTTAGTTCCATCGTTACGATCTTCGATGGCCACAGCCATTTAATCTATTCTAGCGCTCCTCTGACTGCTGAAGCCCAGGAACAGATCATATCAGGCAACGAACGGATTGAGAGTCATGGGAGCCAATATACGACCATTTCAAAGACGATCCCCTCTTCGGAATGGAGAGTCAACGTTCTATTGTCGCAACGCGAGATTACGTCCAAAATGAGAAATCTGCGGTTAATCTCCATCATCATGACCTGCGCCGGCCTGATATTGACAGCTCTGTTCTATATCTATCTGTCGATCAAAATCGTCAAGCCTATCCTGCAAATGGGTTCAGTGATGCGTAAGGTCCAGCGCGGCTCCATGAACGAGAGTGTGAATATAAAAGGACAGGATGAGATCGCCTACCTCGGCAGCCGCCTGAATAAAATGATATCGCAGCTTAATGATACGATCATTCGTGAGTACAAGACGGGACTGGCCAAGCGCAACGCAGAGTACAGGGCTCTTCAGTCCCAGATTCAGCCCCACTTCCTCTACAACACTCTGAACGGCTTCATCGCGCTGAACCGGGCCGGAGAGAGCAAGACATTGGAGAAGGCCATATTGTCCCTGAGCGGCATGATGCGCTATACCTTAAGCAAAAATGACTTTGATACGCTGGGGAACGAATTTCTGTTCCTTCAGCGTTACATCGAAATTCAGCAGCTGCGCTTCGAAGAACGGCTCGTCTCCGATCTGTATCTTGACGATAGAATCTCAGATTTTCGAATACCAAAGCTGCTGCTGCAACCACTAGTGGAAAACTGCATCATTCATGGCGTGGAGGGAGCAAATCGGGCATGTCGTATTACGGTCAGAGCCGAATTCATTGAGGAGAATATATGGATTCGGATTACGGACACGGGGGCTGGCTTTAATCTGGAACAGCTCCGGCAGAATGAGCAAATAGGCATTGCGAATGTCAGGGAACGGCTGGAAATGGCCTATCCCCAGTCCGACATGACCGTCAACAGCATACTTGATATTGGTACTGAAGTGACTATCCATATTAAGACTTCGTCTGTTGGGACTGGTCCCTCAGCTCCGAGGGGTAACACTGATAGTACTCAACGAACAGACGCGTGA
- a CDS encoding ABC transporter substrate-binding protein, with protein MNRSKWLMLCVAMLVLLSACGGGANEGKGSTDEPTASPKSSSGKEVRITVSTNVIGEQAKVLEQITDDFMRDNPLIQVDFSAPGKEYENTMKVKMASNDMPDVFATHGWAKARYGEFLLDLSGESWASNVNAAIKPLVSDESGKLYVLPMDQDKAGPVFNVTVLEKYGVEVPATYEEFLAACETIKAKSNGEVMPIHMGGADSWPIGQYFDFFATPLLISSSSQSYGDQLLDGSFDWTNFEALPQMFKDLQAKGFLNKDVLTAKYSDSAKAFAEGKAAFGIYSPSFIEEAQKINPELKAGLMPIPSVVEGDTPTFAGGEKTTWGIWKDSKNIEAAKKYVEYFAKPENVALVAKSNQLPPGLDGAEMDAGQLTEYYEQYKDIRVLAFFDREYIPNGMWDVMCKNGQDLLADGIDAKGYTANMKQEYERLRAAN; from the coding sequence ATGAATCGATCGAAATGGCTGATGTTATGCGTGGCTATGCTGGTATTATTGTCTGCATGTGGCGGGGGAGCGAATGAGGGGAAAGGGAGTACGGATGAGCCGACCGCCTCGCCCAAATCTTCATCAGGCAAGGAAGTACGGATTACGGTGTCCACCAATGTGATCGGGGAGCAAGCCAAGGTGCTGGAACAAATCACAGACGATTTCATGAGGGATAATCCTTTGATCCAAGTTGACTTCAGCGCCCCAGGCAAAGAATATGAGAACACGATGAAAGTCAAAATGGCCTCCAATGATATGCCGGATGTATTTGCAACCCATGGTTGGGCCAAGGCTCGTTATGGTGAGTTCCTGCTGGACCTGTCGGGTGAGAGCTGGGCATCGAATGTGAATGCAGCGATCAAGCCGCTTGTCAGCGATGAATCTGGCAAATTATATGTGCTGCCGATGGATCAGGACAAAGCTGGCCCGGTATTCAATGTCACAGTGCTTGAGAAGTATGGCGTCGAAGTGCCGGCAACCTATGAAGAATTCCTAGCTGCATGTGAGACGATCAAAGCGAAGAGCAACGGCGAAGTTATGCCGATCCATATGGGGGGCGCGGATTCCTGGCCGATCGGGCAATATTTTGATTTCTTTGCAACACCGCTTCTGATTAGCTCCTCTTCCCAAAGTTACGGAGATCAGCTTCTGGACGGCTCCTTTGACTGGACGAATTTCGAGGCATTGCCGCAAATGTTCAAGGATCTTCAGGCGAAGGGATTTCTGAATAAGGATGTATTGACTGCAAAGTACAGCGATTCTGCAAAAGCTTTTGCCGAGGGTAAGGCTGCATTTGGGATCTATAGCCCGTCCTTTATCGAAGAAGCACAGAAGATTAACCCAGAATTGAAGGCCGGACTGATGCCGATACCTTCGGTGGTTGAAGGGGATACGCCTACGTTTGCAGGTGGGGAGAAGACGACTTGGGGGATTTGGAAGGATTCTAAAAATATCGAGGCCGCGAAGAAATACGTGGAATATTTCGCTAAACCCGAGAATGTAGCCCTGGTAGCGAAGTCCAATCAATTGCCTCCAGGCCTGGATGGCGCAGAGATGGATGCAGGGCAGTTGACCGAATACTACGAGCAATACAAAGATATCCGCGTGCTTGCGTTCTTTGACCGCGAGTACATTCCGAACGGCATGTGGGATGTGATGTGCAAGAATGGCCAGGATCTGTTGGCTGACGGGATTGATGCCAAGGGTTATACAGCGAATATGAAGCAGGAATATGAGCGGTTAAGAGCAGCAAATTAA
- a CDS encoding carbohydrate ABC transporter permease, giving the protein MNRLMQSKGLINLMYVPAIVLFALFIFYPFIQGIRVSFTDWNGYSQTYNWVGFDKYNTMLHDRNVWITVKNTLIYGFGSTFFQNILGLAYALFLDSKIRGKGLVRTIVYLPVIISPLIMGYIWYFFFQYDGGAVNDAIGLLGIEAVDWLSKGPTAVWLITLVNTYQYMGTAMIIYLAGLQSIPKDYYEAAAIDGASGIKKFKHVTLPLLMPSITINILINIIGGLKLFDVIVAMTNGGPGYASSSISTMMYNLYFARQDAGYAAALGNTMFLMIALISLLALFYLKRKEVKM; this is encoded by the coding sequence ATGAACAGACTGATGCAGTCCAAAGGATTAATCAACTTAATGTACGTTCCTGCAATTGTGTTGTTCGCACTATTTATCTTCTATCCGTTTATTCAAGGGATTCGTGTATCATTTACGGATTGGAACGGATATTCGCAGACTTACAATTGGGTCGGATTCGATAAGTATAACACGATGCTCCATGACAGGAATGTATGGATAACGGTCAAAAATACGTTGATATACGGATTCGGCAGCACTTTTTTTCAAAATATATTAGGCTTGGCTTACGCGCTATTCCTAGATTCAAAGATCCGCGGCAAAGGCTTGGTCCGCACGATCGTCTATCTGCCTGTTATTATCAGTCCGCTGATTATGGGCTATATCTGGTATTTCTTCTTCCAATACGATGGCGGTGCGGTGAATGATGCGATCGGCCTGTTGGGAATTGAAGCGGTAGATTGGCTGTCGAAGGGACCTACGGCCGTATGGCTGATCACTTTGGTCAATACCTATCAATATATGGGGACTGCGATGATCATCTATCTTGCTGGCCTGCAATCGATTCCGAAAGATTATTATGAGGCGGCTGCCATTGACGGAGCGAGTGGAATTAAGAAATTCAAGCATGTGACTCTACCTCTGCTGATGCCTTCAATTACGATCAATATCCTGATTAACATTATTGGCGGACTGAAGCTGTTCGACGTCATTGTGGCGATGACGAACGGCGGACCTGGATATGCTTCCTCGTCGATCTCGACGATGATGTATAATCTGTACTTTGCAAGACAGGATGCGGGCTATGCCGCAGCGCTCGGGAATACGATGTTCCTGATGATTGCCCTCATCAGTCTACTGGCTCTGTTCTACTTGAAGAGAAAAGAGGTGAAAATGTAG
- a CDS encoding carbohydrate ABC transporter permease — translation MKNVLQWPKYAVLLLIAVVHIIPFYILINMSFKLPTETSSKWRFPVDASWDNFVNAWQEANLLRAIFNNVFITVSAVALVVIVGALASYPLARHQTRFNMFIYTVSVSCLIVPALTILVPLYKFIVDLGGINTYWAAILTQVTFALPMTIFLYTGFINTVPRELDEAGLIDGSSRMGIFFRIILPLLKPITATVIIIMGVQIWNDYQFSIFFLQKVQVQTIPVALSQFISQFSNQLNWVAAGCLIGMMPMAIVYLCLQKYFIKGMADGAVKG, via the coding sequence GTGAAGAATGTGCTTCAATGGCCCAAATATGCCGTCCTGCTCCTCATTGCCGTCGTTCATATTATCCCTTTCTATATTCTAATAAATATGTCATTTAAGCTGCCTACCGAGACGAGTTCCAAATGGAGATTCCCGGTAGATGCATCCTGGGACAATTTCGTGAACGCTTGGCAGGAGGCGAACTTGCTACGGGCCATATTTAACAATGTCTTCATTACAGTAAGCGCGGTGGCTTTGGTTGTCATCGTTGGCGCGCTAGCCTCTTATCCGCTGGCACGTCATCAGACCAGATTCAATATGTTCATCTATACGGTGAGCGTATCCTGCCTAATCGTGCCGGCATTGACGATCCTTGTCCCACTTTATAAGTTTATTGTGGATCTTGGTGGTATAAATACCTATTGGGCGGCTATCTTAACGCAGGTGACGTTCGCTCTTCCTATGACGATATTCTTATATACAGGTTTTATCAATACCGTTCCTCGGGAACTGGATGAGGCGGGCTTAATCGATGGAAGCAGCCGGATGGGCATCTTCTTTCGTATTATTCTCCCGCTATTAAAACCGATAACAGCCACCGTTATTATTATAATGGGGGTTCAAATATGGAATGACTATCAATTCTCGATCTTCTTCCTGCAAAAGGTGCAGGTACAGACAATTCCTGTTGCGCTATCGCAGTTTATCTCTCAATTCTCCAATCAGTTGAACTGGGTAGCAGCGGGGTGCCTGATCGGGATGATGCCGATGGCCATAGTCTATCTCTGTTTACAAAAATACTTTATTAAAGGTATGGCTGACGGAGCTGTCAAAGGATAG